A genomic stretch from Halichoerus grypus chromosome 7, mHalGry1.hap1.1, whole genome shotgun sequence includes:
- the LDB3 gene encoding LIM domain-binding protein 3 produces the protein MSYSVTLTGPGPWGFRLQGGKDFNMPLTISRITPGSKAAQSQLSQGDLVVAIDGVNTDTMTHLEAQNKIKSANYNLSLTLQKSKRPIPISTTAPPVQSPLPVIPHQKDPARDTNGSLVALSPNPKARASLGTPGTPGTPELRRTFSSSFSQTSVFSHTEASEPGPPRGSPGAKTGLEGALDSLSPKVPQGSSQPRQYNNPIGLYSAETLREMAQMYQMSLRGKAPGAGLPGGADYQERFNPSALKDSALSTHKPIEVKGLGGKATIIHAQYNTPISMYSQDAIMDAIAGQAQAQGSDFSG, from the exons ATCACGCCGGGGAGCAAGGCCGCCCAGTCCCAGCTCAGCCAGGGTGACCTCGTGGTGGCCATTGACGGAGTCAACACAGACACCATGACCCACCTGGAAGCCCAGAACAAGATCAAGTCTGCCAACTACAACCTGAGTCTCACGCTGCAGAA GTCGAAGCGCCCCATCCCCATCTCCACAACAGCGCCCCCGGTCCAGTCCCCTCTGCCGGTGATCCCCCACCAGAAG GACCCCGCTCGGGACACGAACGGCAGCCTGGTGGCGCTCAGCCCCAACCCCAAGGCGAGGGCCAGCCTGGGCACCCCGGGTACCCCGGGCACCCCGGAGCTCAGGCGGACCTTTagctcctccttctcccagaCCTCTGTCTTCTCACACACGGAGGCCTCTGAGCCCGGCCCCCCACGGGGCAGCCCAGGGGCCAAGACTGGCCTGGAGGGAGCCCTGGACTCACTCAGCCCGAAAGTCCCGCAGGGCTCGAGCCAGCCAAGGCAGTATAACAACCCCATTGGCCTGTACTCGGCAGAGACCCTGAGGGAGATGGCTCAGATGTATCAGATGAGCCTCCGAGGGAAGGCCCCAGGTGCCGGACTCCCAGGAGG cgCCGACTACCAGGAACGGTTCAACCCCAGCGCCCTGAAGGACTCTGCCCTGTCCACCCACAAGCCCATCGAGGTGAAGGGGCTGGGCGGCAAGGCCACCATCATCCATGCGCAGTACAACACACCCATCAGCATGTACTCCCAGGACGCCATCATGGACGCCATTGCTgggcaggcccaggcccagggcagtGACTTCAGTGGGTAA